The window CAAACTCAAGGAGATTGAACAAAGTAGTACCAGCGAGTATCCAGTAAAGGGAATCCCCAACTAGCACAGCGTGCTCCCAACAAACCCTGGTGTGAAGGGAGTTCCCGGATGGAATTGGTGTTGAGATTAGAGTGCCCCACGCCCCAGTCTCTGACGAGTAAACACAGGCGAGCAACTTTTTTTCATACTCTGACACTACCAAAACGACCTGGAAGTGAACCTCGCCGGCGGCAGAGCGGAGCACCGCCCCACTAATCCAGGAGTTGGCTAGATCGAACTCGGGGGGATAGGCTAGGAGGTGCTGGTGGCCGGTGACGGGGTCCCACACCAGGAGCTGCGGCGTCTGGTCCAAGATTAACACGAGGCCATGGCGGCACCCGAGTACTCGGACGTGGGACTTAAACTGCAAGGAGAGGCGCCCGGACGGAACGCGATTGGGGGCGGCCATAGTAGGTTGGAAGCAGAGCTCGGGAATACCTCCGTGGAAGCAGCCGAGGAGTGGAGGGTTGCGGCGGTGGTGGATGCGGAAGCGGCGGGAGAAGGCTGGATCCGAGGCGAGGCAGCGCCATCGCTTGCAGACGGCGGAGGCGCGGGGGAGGGAGGACGGGagcggcgggaggcggaggaggatctcggagagtAGGTCGTCGTCGTCCAAGGGCATCGCCGCCGACGAGCGGCAGcggaggagcgggcggcggcggcggctggtcatGTCTGTCAGACGCTCACTGATTGGGGCCGCGCGTG is drawn from Triticum dicoccoides isolate Atlit2015 ecotype Zavitan chromosome 6B, WEW_v2.0, whole genome shotgun sequence and contains these coding sequences:
- the LOC119323290 gene encoding uncharacterized protein LOC119323290 — encoded protein: MTSRRRRPLLRCRSSAAMPLDDDDLLSEILLRLPPLPSSLPRASAVCKRWRCLASDPAFSRRFRIHHRRNPPLLGCFHGGIPELCFQPTMAAPNRVPSGRLSLQFKSHVRVLGCRHGLVLILDQTPQLLVWDPVTGHQHLLAYPPEFDLANSWISGAVLRSAAGEVHFQVVLVVSEYEKKLLACVYSSETGAWGTLISTPIPSGNSLHTRVCWEHAVLVGDSLYWILAGTTLFNLLEFDLKTESLTVIPLPADKSYDAVLNGPEGRFTVMRAEGGGLGLLSVSGFTAQLWKRKTDFDGVASWGMGRTVELDELLSMDSKDYLDIEGYAEDNNLVFLWTGRSLFTVKLESLQCKKLFDTNNRRCYYPFETVYAAGT